A window of Terriglobales bacterium genomic DNA:
GGGCGGGACGGTGGAGCAGCGCATGCTGCTGTTCAGCCTGGGCGTGGGCAACCTGTACGACATCATCAGTGTGCTGCTGGCGGCGGGTTTTCTGCTGCGCGCTGCCTTCGCTACCAACCCTACGCAGCGCACGCTGCTGGGGCGCATCGGCGCCGTGATCTTCGTCTATGCCCTGGGAGAAGTGGCGTACACCTACGGGTTGGTGGCGGAACGCATCCAGACGGGAACGTGGTACGACCTTTCCTACAGCGTGCCCTACGCTCTGGCGGCGGTGGTGGCGGCCACCTGGAAGCCGCAGACCGAGGGGCTCCACGCGGCCTTCGCCGAGGGCGAGAGTCGGCTGCGAGCCATGCTGCCCACGCTAGCTCCGATGGTGGTGCTGGCCACGGCGCTCGGCATCGCCGGCCGCCAGATCGTGCTGGCCATGACCATCGTAACGGCCTCGTTCATCTGCTACAGCGCGCGGCTGGCCATCACCCAATATCGCCAGCGGTTGGCGCTGGGGATGCTGCGCCAGGCGGAAGCCAAGTTCCGCACCCTGTTCCAGCATCATCCCCAGCCCATGTGGCTCTATGACCCGCACACGCTGCGCTTCCTGGAAGCGAACGCGGCCGCCGTCGAGCGCTACGGATACACGCGCGACGAGTATCTGAACATGAAGATCACCGACCTGCGCCCCCCGGAGGACGTCCCGAAGCTGATGGAGTGGCTGAAGAAGCCGGAGGAACAGCGCACGCGCCTCCAGGCGCGCCACCGGCGCAGGGACGGCAGCACGCTGGACGTAGACGTATACGCGCAGACCGTGGACTTTGGCGGCCGCAGGGCGCGGCTGGTGATGGCTCAGGACGTCACCGAGCGCCTGCGCGCGGAAGACTCACTGCGCGCCGCCGAGGCCCGCTACCGCACCCTGGTGGAACAGCTCGCCGCCATCACCTACGTCACCGAGATGGGTCCGGACGCGCGCTGGCACTACGTCAGTCCGCAGATCGAGTCGTTGCTGGGCATCACGCCGGAGGAGTGGCTGGCCGATCCCACCATGTTCGGCAGGCAATGCCATCCGGAAGACCTGGGAACGGTGCGGGCGGCGGAGCGCAAGGCCATGGAGACCGGCCGCTTCGAGGGCGAGTACCGCATGTTCACGCGCGACGGCCGCACGCTGTGGTTCCGCGACACGGGCATGGTGGTGCGTGACGCGAGCGGGCGCCCGACCTTGCACGGGCTGATGGTGGACGTCACCGAAGCGAAACTCCTGGAAGCGCAGCTCCGGCAAGCGCAGAAAATGGAAGCCGTGGGCACGCTGGCGGGCGGCATCGCGCACGACTTCAACAACCTGCTGACCGTCATCCAGGGCTATGGCCAGCTTCTGGGCGAACGCCTGAAAGACAACGCGGAACTCGCCGCCGAGGTGAAACAGATCGAGGACGCGGCCCAGCGCGCGGCGGCGCTGACCCGGCAACTGCTGGCCTTCAGCCGCCGCCAGGTGCTCAAGCCCAAGGTGCTCGACCTGAACTCGGTGGTCACCGGCATGAACCGCATGCTGCGCCGGGTCATCGGCGAAGACATCGAACTTGTGACCCGAACGGCTCCCGACTTGAGCCAGGTGCAGGCCGACCCTGGACAGATCGAGCAGGTGATCATGAACCTGGCGGTGAACGCGCGCGACGCCATGCCCGAGGGCGGCAAGCTCATTTTCGAGACCCGCAACGTCGAGCTGGACGCCGCCTATACCCGCGAGCACGTGGGCGCGCGGCCGGGCCAATACGTCATGCTGGCCGTGACCGACACCGGCGTAGGCATGGACGCGCAGACGCAAGCGCATATCTTCGAGCCCTTTTTCACCACCAAGGAACTCGGTCGGGGCACGGGCCTTGGGCTTTCGACCGTCTACGGCATCGTGAAGCAGAGCGGTGGCTACATCGAGGTGCACAGCGAACCGGGCCACGGGTCGACCTTCAAGATCTATCTGCCGCGCGCGGGGCAGGCCGCCGCCGGCGCCGGTGCGGAACCGCGGACCCAGCCCAGGGCGCGCGGCACCGAGACCATCCTGCTGCTGGAAGATGACCACGGGCTGCGCGAACTCGCAGTGCGCGTGCTGCGCAGCAGCGGATACACGGTGCTCGAAGCCGGTAACGGCGAGCAGGCCGAGCGCGTCTGCCGCGAGCACTCGGGCGACATCCACCTGCTGCTGACCGACGTCGTCATGCCCGGCCAGAGCGGACCGGAGGTCGCGCGCCGCCTGAGTCCGGTGCGGCCGGCGATGAAGGTGCTCTACATCTCCGGCTACGCGCCGAATGCCATCGTCGAGCAGGGCACGCTCGGACCGGGCGCTGCGTTCCTCCACAAGCCCTTCACGCCCTCTGCCTTGCTGGAGAAGGTGCAGCAAGTGCTGGAGTCACAGGGGGCGACGGCGGTGTAAGGAAGCGATAAGCAATAAGCAGTAAGCCAAGAGCCAAAGGCCAAAAGCCAAAAGCCAAGAGCCAAAAGCTAACAGCGGAAACCGGAAACCGGAAAACGGAAAGCGGAAAGCGAAGTCCCTCCTCGTACAATTGAAGAGATTGGGTCGGGAACCGAACCCGACACCTGACACCTGCGACCTGAGCGCACATGTCCCGCTTCGACGAAATCGTAGCCCTCGAGCAACGCTACCTGCTGCCCACGTACTTGCGTTATCCCGTCGCGATCGAGCGCGGCAAGGGCGTGTTCGTGTACGACGTCGAAGGGCGCAGGTATCTGGATTTTGTCGGTGGGCTGGGCGTGAACGCGCTGGGACACGCGCACCCGCGTATCGTGCGCGCCATCCGGCAGCAGGCGGCGCGCGTGCTGCATACCTCGAACCTCTACTACCACGAGTATCAGGGACGCCTGGC
This region includes:
- a CDS encoding PAS domain S-box protein: MRVSWVIVGLAILIAAVHSAGLLWLGTSPAGSLFSNSMQVAASGLAVVACHVAARRRTGYTRKFWNLMSAGYLLWTIGQVIFLYYENVLHREIPPLSPTDIPYFASFLPMVAALILQPEDEAASRGVDWVRTLDFAQVAIVASAVYLYFFFYLGGTVEQRMLLFSLGVGNLYDIISVLLAAGFLLRAAFATNPTQRTLLGRIGAVIFVYALGEVAYTYGLVAERIQTGTWYDLSYSVPYALAAVVAATWKPQTEGLHAAFAEGESRLRAMLPTLAPMVVLATALGIAGRQIVLAMTIVTASFICYSARLAITQYRQRLALGMLRQAEAKFRTLFQHHPQPMWLYDPHTLRFLEANAAAVERYGYTRDEYLNMKITDLRPPEDVPKLMEWLKKPEEQRTRLQARHRRRDGSTLDVDVYAQTVDFGGRRARLVMAQDVTERLRAEDSLRAAEARYRTLVEQLAAITYVTEMGPDARWHYVSPQIESLLGITPEEWLADPTMFGRQCHPEDLGTVRAAERKAMETGRFEGEYRMFTRDGRTLWFRDTGMVVRDASGRPTLHGLMVDVTEAKLLEAQLRQAQKMEAVGTLAGGIAHDFNNLLTVIQGYGQLLGERLKDNAELAAEVKQIEDAAQRAAALTRQLLAFSRRQVLKPKVLDLNSVVTGMNRMLRRVIGEDIELVTRTAPDLSQVQADPGQIEQVIMNLAVNARDAMPEGGKLIFETRNVELDAAYTREHVGARPGQYVMLAVTDTGVGMDAQTQAHIFEPFFTTKELGRGTGLGLSTVYGIVKQSGGYIEVHSEPGHGSTFKIYLPRAGQAAAGAGAEPRTQPRARGTETILLLEDDHGLRELAVRVLRSSGYTVLEAGNGEQAERVCREHSGDIHLLLTDVVMPGQSGPEVARRLSPVRPAMKVLYISGYAPNAIVEQGTLGPGAAFLHKPFTPSALLEKVQQVLESQGATAV